A stretch of Aureispira sp. CCB-E DNA encodes these proteins:
- a CDS encoding AraC family transcriptional regulator yields MKTIECEQMQIAASVEALLVEPHTIYYPSNVLIYLQEGQMTLERNEEVYIIAKGSFALIRKYTNGQCFKTWGEGESCARMIAFVLQDEFLQKVIQNLPVQSNTLERVECVVHLPYNTLLKGLMDSIWAYVEGNLTLDRQMVELKTMEALMAIAQSRPDLLTVLKEYTRPERADLESFMQHNFIYNIPLEKLARMAGRSLSTFNREFKAIYQQSPHKWIKQQRLEMAKRLLIQTQKTPSDVYLEVGFEDLAHFSRSFKTYFGKNPSEIKKML; encoded by the coding sequence ATGAAAACAATCGAGTGCGAACAGATGCAAATTGCAGCATCAGTAGAAGCACTACTAGTAGAACCGCACACAATTTATTATCCTAGCAATGTCTTGATTTATTTGCAAGAAGGGCAAATGACCTTGGAACGGAATGAGGAAGTTTATATTATTGCCAAAGGCTCTTTTGCTTTAATTCGTAAGTATACTAATGGACAGTGTTTTAAGACTTGGGGCGAAGGGGAGTCCTGTGCTAGAATGATTGCTTTCGTTTTGCAAGATGAATTTCTACAAAAAGTCATACAAAACTTACCTGTTCAAAGCAATACTTTGGAACGTGTAGAGTGTGTTGTCCATTTGCCCTACAATACGTTGCTAAAAGGATTAATGGATTCAATATGGGCATATGTAGAAGGCAATTTGACATTAGATCGTCAAATGGTTGAGCTAAAAACAATGGAAGCGTTGATGGCTATTGCTCAATCACGCCCTGATTTGTTGACTGTTTTAAAAGAATACACAAGACCTGAACGAGCGGATTTAGAAAGTTTTATGCAGCACAATTTTATATACAACATACCACTCGAAAAACTTGCTAGAATGGCAGGGCGTAGTCTTTCTACGTTTAATAGAGAATTTAAGGCTATTTACCAACAATCTCCACACAAATGGATTAAGCAGCAACGTTTGGAAATGGCAAAGCGCTTGTTAATCCAAACCCAGAAGACTCCTTCAGATGTTTATTTGGAAGTGGGATTTGAAGATTTGGCACACTTTAGTCGTTCATTTAAGACGTATTTTGGAAAAAATCCTTCTGAGATAAAGAAAATGCTGTAA